The following coding sequences lie in one Peptostreptococcaceae bacterium genomic window:
- a CDS encoding GNAT family N-acetyltransferase: MEKPNSNSDCIKALVIREYQPGDLGYIDYLHCKLYEREYGFDVSEFEPYVLPAMGQFLETNDRSGSMVWVAEDNGVIVGSIAIIQNSEDDAQLRWFLIDPSARGTGLGNAFVRTAIDFSREKGYKSIFLWTVKSLDVARHLYKKYGFEITEYASRFLWGIDLIEERWELSL, translated from the coding sequence ATGGAAAAACCAAACAGCAATAGCGACTGCATAAAAGCCCTCGTGATCAGGGAGTACCAACCGGGAGATTTGGGTTATATAGACTACTTGCACTGCAAATTGTATGAGAGGGAATATGGATTTGATGTAAGCGAATTCGAGCCATATGTTTTGCCTGCTATGGGCCAATTCCTCGAAACAAATGACCGTAGCGGAAGCATGGTCTGGGTGGCCGAAGATAACGGAGTTATCGTTGGGTCTATCGCAATCATACAGAACAGTGAAGACGACGCACAACTCAGGTGGTTTCTAATCGATCCGTCCGCAAGAGGAACCGGCCTCGGAAACGCGTTTGTAAGGACAGCAATAGATTTCAGCAGGGAAAAGGGCTATAAATCAATTTTCCTATGGACAGTAAAAAGCCTTGATGTCGCTCGCCATCTTTACAAGAAATACGGATTCGAGATAACTGAATACGCTTCCCGCTTCCTTTGGGGAATAGACCTAATCGAAGAACGCTGGGAATTGTCTCTTTAA
- a CDS encoding low specificity L-threonine aldolase produces MLYSFRNDYSEGAHPSILEALTKTNMNQEDGYGEDSHCVIATGIIREKTGNSNADIHFVSGGTQANMIVISSMLKPYESVISAETGHINGHETGAVESTGHKINTVTSTDGKLTTEGIKRVLEEHYFEHMVKPAMVYISNSTEVGTFYTKRELEDISDFCKREGLYLFADGARLGSALCAEGNDLTLEEFSALVDVFYIGGTKNGALIGEAIVINNEALKPCFRYAMKQRGALLAKGRILGVQFEELLRDDLYFELARHANSMAAKLTDGIKNLGYGFMAESTTNQIFPILSNTVIKKMMESYGFYEWCGIDESHTAIRLVTSWATGEDAVKSFLSDLKRLSQ; encoded by the coding sequence ATGTTATACAGTTTTAGGAACGACTACAGCGAGGGAGCTCATCCCAGTATATTGGAGGCCCTGACAAAAACGAATATGAATCAGGAAGACGGATACGGTGAGGACTCACATTGCGTTATTGCAACTGGGATCATAAGAGAAAAAACAGGCAATTCCAATGCTGACATACACTTCGTGTCGGGCGGCACACAGGCCAACATGATTGTCATTTCGTCCATGTTGAAACCCTATGAATCGGTAATATCGGCGGAGACCGGTCATATAAACGGACATGAGACGGGAGCCGTGGAGTCCACCGGACACAAGATCAATACGGTGACAAGCACGGACGGAAAACTTACTACGGAAGGAATAAAGAGAGTGTTGGAGGAGCATTACTTCGAGCACATGGTCAAGCCGGCGATGGTTTACATATCAAACTCGACAGAGGTAGGGACATTCTATACAAAGAGAGAGCTTGAGGATATTTCTGATTTTTGCAAGAGGGAGGGCTTGTATCTGTTTGCGGATGGAGCAAGATTGGGTTCGGCACTATGCGCGGAAGGAAACGATTTGACTCTGGAGGAATTTTCTGCCCTTGTGGATGTTTTTTACATAGGCGGTACCAAGAACGGGGCACTCATAGGGGAAGCAATCGTAATTAACAATGAAGCCCTTAAGCCATGCTTTAGGTATGCCATGAAGCAGAGGGGGGCTCTTCTTGCAAAAGGAAGAATCCTTGGGGTGCAGTTTGAGGAATTATTAAGAGATGATCTGTATTTTGAACTAGCGCGCCACGCAAACTCCATGGCGGCAAAGCTTACCGATGGAATAAAGAATCTGGGCTATGGATTCATGGCCGAGTCGACTACAAATCAGATTTTCCCTATACTGTCCAATACGGTAATAAAAAAAATGATGGAAAGCTACGGCTTCTATGAATGGTGTGGGATTGACGAAAGCCATACTGCAATTCGACTTGTGACGTCCTGGGCTACTGGTGAGGATGCGGTTAAGAGCTTCCTATCCGACCTGAAGCGTTTAAGCCAATAG
- the ybaK gene encoding Cys-tRNA(Pro) deacylase — protein sequence MAKNKKTNAMRLLEKEGIAFETISYENRDGKIDGVSVAAKIGRSPEYVFKTLVTEGSSGEHYVFVIPANEELNLKKAAKAAGEKKVQMIHVKDILGLTGYIRGGCSPIGMKKHFKTFIDESAGLLDKIVVSGGMIGLQMEIESKSLLFVAKATLVDVAD from the coding sequence ATGGCAAAAAACAAAAAAACCAACGCAATGCGCTTGCTTGAAAAAGAAGGCATTGCCTTTGAAACAATCTCATACGAAAACAGGGATGGGAAAATTGACGGAGTTTCAGTTGCGGCCAAAATTGGGCGAAGTCCTGAATATGTATTCAAAACACTTGTTACGGAAGGCTCGAGTGGAGAGCATTACGTGTTTGTTATTCCAGCGAACGAGGAGTTGAATCTGAAAAAAGCGGCAAAAGCTGCTGGAGAAAAGAAGGTACAGATGATTCATGTTAAGGACATATTGGGGCTTACCGGATACATACGGGGAGGATGCTCCCCGATAGGAATGAAGAAGCATTTCAAGACATTCATAGATGAAAGCGCCGGATTGCTTGACAAGATTGTTGTCAGCGGAGGGATGATTGGGCTACAAATGGAGATCGAATCGAAATCCTTGCTCTTTGTGGCAAAAGCAACATTGGTTGATGTGGCTGATTGA
- a CDS encoding transposase: MARKAREKVPFGTYLVQQSCVEGKNIFDSDTDRHNFLEILQEKKAQFQFKVYGYCLADKQAYKLVLYDNGSDISKIMKSINISYAYRMRNRGKIFRGRYRSTLIKSPEDLRIVLNTLHGEKPCCDYWSAITDTLLDSDIYFTPGKSNRESVMIYDTETGEICLDVNPSCKDRTDCIRTLDQGMKLLKAAAKVHGLTLEQFLSNKQLRNSELLNFRKMTTLSLKEIGTLFGGLGESAVCKIISRNMGK, translated from the coding sequence ATGGCAAGAAAGGCGAGGGAAAAGGTTCCCTTCGGGACATATCTCGTTCAACAATCCTGCGTCGAAGGCAAAAACATATTCGATTCCGATACCGACCGACATAATTTCCTCGAAATATTGCAGGAAAAGAAGGCTCAATTTCAATTCAAGGTATACGGATATTGTTTGGCGGACAAGCAGGCTTACAAGCTTGTGCTTTATGACAATGGAAGCGACATTTCAAAGATCATGAAGTCGATCAATATAAGTTATGCCTATCGCATGAGGAATCGGGGCAAGATTTTTAGGGGGCGCTATAGAAGCACATTGATAAAATCTCCGGAAGATCTTCGCATTGTTCTGAATACATTGCACGGAGAAAAACCTTGTTGCGACTATTGGTCCGCCATAACCGACACCCTTTTGGATAGCGACATATATTTCACGCCCGGCAAGAGCAATAGGGAAAGTGTAATGATTTATGACACTGAAACGGGCGAGATTTGCCTTGACGTCAATCCGTCGTGCAAGGACAGGACCGATTGCATCCGTACCTTGGACCAGGGGATGAAATTGCTGAAAGCTGCAGCAAAGGTTCATGGCCTCACCCTTGAGCAATTTCTGTCGAACAAGCAACTCAGAAACAGCGAACTTCTTAATTTCAGAAAAATGACGACCCTTTCTCTCAAGGAAATAGGCACCCTTTTCGGGGGGCTCGGGGAATCAGCCGTATGCAAAATCATAAGCCGAAACATGGGAAAATGA